In Lolium rigidum isolate FL_2022 chromosome 7, APGP_CSIRO_Lrig_0.1, whole genome shotgun sequence, the DNA window GTGAGTTCTTCGCGCTCCCGCAGGAGGAGAAGCAGCGGTACGCCATGGACCCGTCGTCAGGGAAGGCCGAGGGCTACGGCTCCACCCTGAAGCGGGACGCCCCCGGCGGCATGATGACTTGGTCCGAATTCCTCTTCCACAACCTCGCGCCTCCTTCCGCCGTCGACCACGCAGTCTGGCCGCAGAAACCCAATGGGTACAGGGAGGCCAACGAGGCATACTTTGCGCACCTGCATACTCTGACGCGAAGGCTGTTCGAGGGATTGTCTGCGGGGCTGGGGCTGGAAGAGGGCGCCATGGAGGAGGCCTTCGGCGGCGACGACGTGGTGTTCCTCCAGAAGATCAACTTCTACCCGCCATGCCCGCACCCGGAGCTGGCGCACGGAGTCGCGCCGCACACCGACCTCAGCACGCTCACCGTGCTCATGCCCAACGAGGTGCCAGGGCTCCAGGTGTCCAGGGACGAACGCTGGTACGACGTCAAGTATGTGCCCGGCGCCATCATCGTTCACATCGGCGACCAGATCGAGGCAAGCTTCCACTACACCCGTACATTAGTTCTTCTCAATCTGTGTTGTCACGTCAGTTGTTTAATTTACATGTGTTTCTCTGTGGCAGATTCTGAGCAACGGGAGGTACAAAGCCGTTTTGCACCGGACGACGGTGAGCAATGAGAAGACGCGGATGTCGTGGCCGGTGTTCGTCGAGCCGCCGATGGACCACGTCGTCGGGCCGCACCCGCAGATCGTCGCCAGCGAGGGCCAGGCCAAGTATAAGGCCAAAAAGTTCAAGGACTACAAGTACTGCAAGATCAATAAGCTACCGCAGTAGTCAATCTTTCCATCAAGACCTTTTGCTTATGTGTGCGTCAGTATTTACTTTGGGTTTGTCTCTTGTGCTTGTGCACATCTCTCTTGGATATCCCTGGCGTAATATTTTCTGCTTGTACTGCACTACTGCCTCGATGCTAGTATATTATTGGTTAAATAATTAATAAATTAAAGGGTTGTGTCTAATTCTTATTGAACTTAGAATTAGCTTTGTTCTCGTTTAAATAATGTACTACGTGAATAGTTTTTGTATGGTATGAACATTTCTTTGTAGCGTAGACCAATAAAATCTTAATTGTATCCTCATGTACGGCTGGAAAATCTCATTCCATAAGATTCATCAATAATTATTTTGACTCTGTTCTAGCAATTAAAAGCGGGAAAGCTAAGCAAAATCAAAAGCCTCTGAATTCTCAAACTAGATGTTGACCTCACTCATGGCAATTTACCAGCAATGCTACACCTATGGACAACACTTACGGGAAGATTTTACGGACTCACAACAGCAGGGGATAGGATCAGAACGTGGCCCGGTTTTTCAGCACCGAATCTAAACTGAACCATTCAACAAGCCACACATTTGCCCCTATTGTTTCCGTAAGGCTATCAAGTCCGTAAGTGTAGGATTATTGGGAATTTACTGCTTGAAACAGATAATAATTCTGTGCTGAAAGTTTTTGATCCCAGATCAGTAGACAGATCGATGGCAAGTATCATAGCAAAGGAGTGCCATTTACTGAAACCAGAGAATTAATCAATCAAATTAGAGCATTTTTATGGTACCCAGGTACTCCATATATATTTAGAGTTGGGAGTACCAGTCAAATCCAACATCCATTTAAAAGGACATATTAGACTTTTCGTCGAACATCAAATGGCTAATTGTTCGGCCGTTCCGATCTGAGAGGACGCATCTGTTTCTCATGATCGCGGGTACCCCGCCGCTTCGAGTAAAATTCATCGTAGGTAATCAAACTTAATGAGCAATCTCAAGTTGGTCACCGTACACAAAGAATACAGATGTACGGTCATCGAATTAGTGTTGCAGCGTCGGCGACGGTCACTGGGCCAGGCGGGGCATTGTATTTGCTGACGTGGATGGTGTCCGGACCCACTGGCAGTGTCAGATGACCCCTCCTTCTGTCTGCTGGTGTGCAATAGTTGCAAAAATCCCCCTGAAACATCTGCCTGTATGCTGTACGCCTCTAAAACTGGTTGTATTTATCCCGATCGTTCCGGACGCAGCTCGCACGTACTTCTCCACCTCTCTCCCGTGGGTTCCCGGCGGCAgcaagtcggagaggggcgacaggAGCGAGTACAGCCGTTGCTGCGCCACGGCGATGGCTCCCCGTCGACGGCCAGAAGGCGACCCGGCTCCTGTGTACGGTAAGGGCCTCACCTCGAGCTTTTCGGCATACAAAAATTCCATGGATTTGATTCAGATGCAGTGTTCTGTGGGTTGACATTTAGATTTGAAGCGGTTTAGTTAGGGTTTAGTTATGGCTCCGTCACGATTTCAGTGCGGTTTGAGAAAGAGATTTTGGCGGGTTTCAGGCGGTTTTGCGAGGGATTTGCGCTTCGCGGTATGATGAGGGTTTAGGAAAGGAGTGATGTTTCGAAGCGAAATAGTTAATATGGTTTGAAGTGGTGACCCACACCAATCAGTCAGCGTCAAAACGTTGTCTTGAGGATTCAGTGTGAGTGGCAACCGACAGTGTTCCAGCACCAACATCCACAGCGATCTGGTGAAGGAACAGTTTACAAGAGGTTTGTTGCAGTCTCGGGCTCAATTTTGCAAAGCGGATACATAGGGTTGCAAGGCCAAATCCTCTTTTGTAAATTGTCTGCTGTGAGATACTTTCCAAGCACAGCGAGCCAAGAAAAATCTTGCATCTTAGAGTCACGTCAGACTTCCAAGTTAGCTTGTTGGTCCCTGCACGAGTAGCTCCTTCAAACTGAATAGCATACGCTGACGCAACCATGAACATACGGTCTTCAGTCCAACGCCAAAATACTGAATCAGGCATATCAGGAGTGAGGTGAAGAGGTGAATGTGATCTCCAGGCTGCCCCCAATATTCAGTTTGTGCAACTGTGGGAACAAATGGATCACGTTCAGTTTCACATATCAAAAGAACAAGCAGTATACTTGAATTACAATGCAAGAGACATGTTATTATATAATGACTCTAGGTCACATTAGTGACAGGATACAAAAAATGGACCGAGCAAAACATTAGAAATCCTATTCTCTTAAGGTTCACACTTCTGCTCTTGCCCAGATTTCAACTCGGCATTGTTGAGCCCTATACACTTTATTTTAGTGTATCACTGAAACTAAAGAGGTACCTCGTGGCAGAGCACATAacatatcataataaaattaaatgGTTTGAAGGACATGAACCATATAACTGACTTCAGTTTCATATATCAACGGAACAAGCTATGTAAAATCAAAAGAAAACTTATTTAACACCTGTTTGCAATCAGTAAAACCATAGTATTTGATCTAATATGCTTCGAATGGAGAATGAACAAATAAACCAGAAAAGGCCGTCTATACTTACTCAACAAGTGCAAAGGCGGTAGCATCTCATTGCACTGACATGCCAAGCTGCTAGCTGAACCGAAACAGATTTATTTTGCAAGGCCGTCTAATTTTGCCCATATGGTATTGACGAAGTGGAGCAACATTTGTATTTCTAAGTTGTAAGTAACGTGATTTATTGAAGAGGTGTAATTCCTGTAGATGAACTGAATCTTACTGTTTACTGAGAGTGCTCATTCAATTAACTGAACCCTTATTATTGGTATCACGTGCAGGATCATGTAGTATGTTTTTCACCATTGAGATCAACCATGGGGGATTTTTTGTGGGAAATGGTAACAACAGATCATATGTTGATGGCCATGTTATCTATTATGATAATGTCGATTCTCTCACTTGGTCTGAATTGATGCTTGAGAAGATAGTGGAAGAAATAGGGTATGAGATGGCCGGCAGAGAAGATGATTTGAGTGATCCGAAGTTCTCTGTAGGCCTATCATTTGGTTCTGTTGAGTTGCTTAGAAAAGCAATCAGAGCTTATAGTTGCATTCATAGGAAAAACATAAAGCTTCCAATTAATGACAAAAAGAGGGTTAGAGCAAAGTGTGGACCTAAATGTTCTTGGTAtctttgggcctcttatgatagCAGGACAAAGACTTTTGTAATCAAGAGGCATACATCAGAACACACTTGCAGTGGTGGTCAGTGGAAGATTCCTGCATTCACAGCCAAGTTTATTGCAGAGAAGTACTTGGACAACTTGAGAGCTGACCAAGACATGAATATGAGGAATTTTTCTAGAGTAGTTCAGAAGGGATGGAAAATGACACCTTCAAGAAGCAAATTACAGAGAGCAAGGAGGGAGGCAATGAAAGTCATACATGGAGATGAAGCAGAACAATATATGTTGCTATGGGATTATGGTACCGAAATCGAAGGAGTAACCCGAGCAAGACATTCTATGCTCGCACTTGATGAAAATTCAAGGTTCAAGCAATGTTACATGTGTCTAGAGGCATGCAAAAGAGGATTCCTTGAAGGTTGCAGTGTCTGTGATCTTCATTGATGGATGCCACATCAAAACCAGGTACAGAGGACAGTTACTTACAGCTGTCGGGATGGATCCAAATGATTGCATATTTCCAATAGCCATGGCTGCGGTTGAAGTTGAAGACACTGCATCTTGGAAGTAAGGCCTGTTCCAGATTCTTCTTTCCTCACAGCTGCTCAAGAGTTGCTCAATACCACAAGTCAACCTAGTACTAGCACCATCAGACAGGGTGAACTTGCTCAGAGATTACTGCAGATGCAACAAGAGAAGAACAAGGCCAACGAAGATAGGAAGATTGCTATTCTAGAAGCTAAGTATGAAGCTGAGGTAAAGAAGGCAGAAGAGCAAGCAAAGAAGAGGCTGGAGCAACAAAAATTGAAGGCAAAGCACAAGCCAGAGCTAGAGATGCCgcggaaaaaaaggaaaagagaaggtatGAGGCTGAGCTAAAAAGGAAAGCTAAGGAAGAGACTAGAAAATTCATAGCAGAGGTAAAGAAGTCTTGTGCCgagaagaaaagaaaggaaattgCAGAGAAGAAACTGGAAGAGAAGAAACTTGCAGCTTTGAGAAAAGAGGAGCAGCGACAGACACAGAGAGATGCTCAAATTGAAGCCCAGAAAACTACTCACACACCTGAACCTGATGTCCCAGATGCTCATGCGGCTCTTGTCCAGAAAGCTAAAAAAGTTAATATGTTCGATGAGTTCAGAGCTTCCAAGAAAAATAACTAGTTCCATGTTTTAAATCTATGTTATTTCACAGTCTACACTGTTGCACAGTACAGCTTTTGTTATTTCATAGAATATGTTGTTGGATATGTCCTTTTGTTCAGTATGAAGATCAAGTTGATGTTAAACTTGTTGCTGTTATTTCAGTTTAAATTTGACGGATAGTATGTCATAGCACATTATTATTTCACagaatatcatttttattttgacagataGTATGTCATTGCACAGTAGTATTGAACCTGacatttcacaaacattttctaATGGAACTGTACAGATCAAATGTGAAAATGGCATAGCATTATAATTTCAACCTGGCATTTCCCAAACATTTTCATAACATAACACTTGCACGGTTACAACATCCCACAGTACACTCCAGTTTATATAACACTTGCTCTGAAACTTCATTATACTACATACATTACTCAATTCACTTCTTCACAGTGAGCACAACAAACATCAGAGCTAGAAGTAGCACAACCATCTTCAGAAGAAGAGCCACTTGTTTCATTGCATCGATCAGCCTCTCGTCAACTTTTGTCGTCCTTGAACTGCTTCCACCGACCAGAGAGTTTCCGATCAGACGTTGTTCCTCCCTTCTTAGTTGAAGCTCTTCCCTCCTTTCCTCAGCCCAGCCTAAGGCTTCAACATCAGCATCGCCTCGGAGGTGCCCAGCCTATGTATTCCAGCTCCCAAGGCCAAAAATTGCAACCGAACTGAGACAAATACAAATAAACAGTGATGAAATTTTAAAACTTTCAATCAAACAGTTCAGGAGAATGATCAGTCTGTTCACCTCCATGGTGAGGAAGAGCTTCACAAAATTCTGAGTGAGCAGGCCAAGCGATTTCTCCTTCCTATGATCTACAAATGCGGCACCGGAAACACTAACTCAGTGCATAACATCAAACTCAGTACATAATAATAGTCACTACTAGCATAACAGAACAATTAGAAAGCAATGGATCAGCTATACTAGATCTAAGCTGGCACCGGGGTGTGTTAGGATTATCAGAAGGAGTTTCCATTGACTGTGACTGGCTAAGCTCCATTGACTGTGACTGGCTAAGCTTCTCACTGTCAGCATCCCCATCAGCATCACccaatctatcatcttcatcttcatcatccgaGACCTTTGCAATCACGAAAAGAAATCCGCTTCTGTTATCAACAGCAGGGGCTAATTTGCACTATGACAATTAAGGGGCAAGCAAAGCAAAGCAAAGCAAAGTGAGTAAATCTAACATTAGCAGCAGACGGTTCCTCCAGTAACGGTGACACCAAGCAGGGCATCTCCCCAAACGCCTTCTCCTGAGCAAACCGTGAGAACAGAAGGGGTAAACCGTTGATTGTGATGTGTTTGGGTCTCAAAATTCTTGAAATTCGTGTACAATGGGGTAAACAGAACAGGGGGATCCAAAGTACAAACCTTGAGTTCCTTGAGTGCGGCAGGGACCCCCTCGAAGCCAATCCATGAGTCGGTGGCGACGAGCGGGCGGCCACGAgacggcggctccggcggcgACAAGAGGGCGGCTACGAGATGGAAGCTCCGGCGGCGACGAGAGGCCGGCGACGAGAGGGCGGCTCCGGCGGCGACGAGAGGGCGGCTCAGGCGGCGACGAGAGGGCGGTGATTTAGGGCTCGTCGCCTCGAGGAGATAGGCAGAGGCAGAGTGGGATTTTAGTTCGTCCACGACTCGCACCGCGGTCGGTTTTGCAAAAATCCCCCTAGTATATCTTCTTCTCCCCTCACTAATAATCATTTCCTTTTAAAATAAACCCACAGACGGCCAGGTGAGCAAATACAGCGGGCAATCACGCGTGGTGACCGTCTCCGACGCCGCAACACGACTTCGATGACCGTAAATTTGTATTCTCTGTGTACAGTGACCAACTTGAGATTGCACGCTAAGTTCGATTACCTACGATGAATTTTActcccgccgcttcctcctccctaGAACGAATCAAGGAATAGGGACAGAGAAAAAAAGGGTTTTGAATTGACTCTGGTCGCTGATACGACATAGATCTAATCGTTATTTCATTAACAATCAAATTTAGTTGTTGTTCCTTGTGAGTCTGTTAGTCCTTGACATGGAAGATGGTAGCTTTCTTAACCTCTCTTCATGTCCAGGGCGTTAGAGAGACAGAGATAGACAACCTGTATGGGTggattcaatttcttctttaagcTGACCGGCTTGCCGGCCACGAACGCGGACTTCCGTTTGCCAGTCATGTTGCGAGCTGCCTCCAGTCACTGCCAGGGCAATGCGCTCCGGTCACAATTGAAGGGAATCTAACTGACCGAAAGACATCTGATTAACATAACTTTCCGACGAAATCTGAATGATCAAAAATGGACCCAGTGGCTGCACCTATGTCAACGCCTCATACGAGTGCAATTATCAAATATTCCGGATAAGTTTGTGTGGAAACTTAATGATTCTGGTATCTTTTCAGTAAAATCAATGTACCTTGACTTGATGCAGGGGCATACAATCTTTCTACGGAAGTATTTGTGGAAGTTAAAAATCCCGTTAAAAATCAAAATCTTCATGTGGTTTCTCAATAGCAAAGTATTACTGACTAAGGATAACTTGATTAAAAGGAATTGGAAAGGATgtacaaaatgttgtttttgtaatgAATCAGAAACTGTACAACACCTCTTTATAAATTGTCCTTTTGTTAAGATTATTTGGCGTATGATATATTTAACTTATAATTTGCCTCCCCCGGCTAATGTTACCaatatgtttgggaattggcttaatggaGTTAATAAAAAGGATAAAGAAAGAATACGGATTGGCATTTCAGCTgtgtgttggtctatatggacaaCTAGAAATGACattatctttaacaaacaaacgggaactaattttttgcaggtaatCCGACGTGCAACTCACTGGATTCAGCAATGGGCGCTGCTTCTACCGGAAGATCAGTGGGAGAATATGGCTACTGGGTGCAACCGTCTGCTAACGGttactcaggacttctttttccaggctactgggtggcggcacaTTAGTAGACTCCGAGATGTTTAAGATGATACTGTTTTTCATTTTTAAATGGTTGATACTTGTCTCAACCTTACCTGCTATGTGATGTAAAACTACTACAGTACTGTTGAACTTCGCTTTATTAATAAAGGCCGTATGCAtcgctttgatgcagaggctgggtttcgccccttttcgaaaaaaaaaactgacCGAAAGACAATTTTCGAAAAGAAACATCACACTCGTCCAATTCTTTACCAGAAGAGGAACTCCAACATAACTCTATATTTCAGCGCGCTAAATTAGCTTTGCAGCGCGTTTCATCTGCATATAGCGCGTTGAAATGTTGTGGCGGTTGGAGGCATGGGCGGCGCGTCTTTTATGCAGCACGAGCTCAACGGCGGGTGCGTCACCGCTTTCACCCACGTGCCGTAAAAGTTTTGGCGCGCCTGCTGGTGCGGCGCACGCTGGCTCCCGCACTGCAAACTAGCAGTTATTTTAGCACGCGGCCCATTAAGCGCATCTGTTAGAGCTGATCTAAGTGACATGGACTTAGTTACACtgtaattttgttgtgattacaaCATTGCCCCTAACTCAAGGTACTCAAAAATTCTGAGATGGTACTCCTTTGTGTTTGTGATGGAGTACCATCTCATGTTATCCATCTGATTGAGACAAATGGATCGCTCGTATTCAGTTTGAGGTGCTACAAAAGTGTTCTCAAAGTAGGTCATGCTAATAGGAAGTTTAATGGGGTTGCCCATAACCTTGCCCAGATGAGGCATAATGAGTTgtgtggagatattttgcttgatcatGTTATAGCTTGTATGTCTAAACTCTGAACAGTTTCTTTGTCTAAGTAATATACATCTCCTTTTCAGAAACAAATCATATGTGTCAACTCACTGGCAACCTAGCTGTAAGCAAAAAAATGTTGCAATCTCAGTTGCAGTCTCACTTGCAACTACCGTGAAGCACATGAATGATGCAAATCAAATGGTTGGAGTTGAATGAACTCTAACTTAATTCTCATTCGAGTGAGAAATAGCAAAATTGTAATAAAATGCACTTTTTGTACAAGAAAATTTGTGTATCATTTTGTCCACGACATTCATCTGACACATATAATGTTCTTCATGCATTGGTTGTGGAACATACCTTTAAATCAATGGAATTATTAGTGTATAGAGGTAAGGCGTGGAGACATTTTCGCCTTTGCAATGATCTCCATCATGTGGAGACTATGGGACGTTAGGAACTCTGACATATTAGGCAACAAATTGTGCCTTGTAATCGCATCATCAGTGGGATAGTTGAGGACCTCTCTCTCTGGTCCCATAGGTGAAAAAACTGTGACCACAATGCTCAGATAATGCTTTGTCGCAACAATTTCTCCTCCTGTACTATGTAACACATCAGGAAACGAAATTCGGCTGGGGACTCTCTTCCCCCGATGACAATTTCAAAAAGAATTTGGTTGCATAGAAGTTTTATTAATTATAAAATCACGCATATGAGATAGATACAATCTATAACACGTCAGGTATAAGCCCATATATCAATAATCACATACATGCGATGTTTGTGCAAACAAGTTGAAAAAATCGAAGCACGGATATGAGTTGGGCCCAAGAGGAATTGGAGGCGAGCTATTCTGGTTCGATTGGAATGGAACTAGTAGCATATGATTCTTCTCAATTCGTCCATAAGTAGAGCCGATGAGAATCGCATATGTCTGATAAGTAGAAGAGAATCTGTTGAAACCTCTAACGACAATGTCTTGGACGATGATCCCGAGATGAGCAATGACAAGATCATATAATGGTTCTAAACACATGTCATGGCTAACAATGCTCggttcaatttttttaaatagtCTCAGTTAGGGTTGTTTTTTGATGGTTGGATTGTCTTAAATATATTTCTTATTTGTTAATAGTTTATTTCTTAACTAGTTACTAGAGAGTAGTGCTTTGGTAAGTGCTGGTAGAGACTAACATTTGTTTTCTCTCTGTGCAGatatattttgttttattttttgcgTGATGTGTGCAGTTTTTTTTGTTCTGACCAAAGTATAATTTTAGTGAAGATTGGCCCAATAAGGTGGAAGGAGCGAGAAAggaaagtgggctggcccaatggaTACGAGTTCGGAATCCAGTCCAAAGGCGGACGACTCCGACCCGAACCGAGGCAGGGTTCGCCCGCGCTCTACAGAAGAGATATATGTACACGAGCCACCACCAGGCAGATCCACCCAAAACTAAAGGCCGGAAACTCGAAAGCCCTCGGCGATCGAGGCGGAGCAGATCCACCGAAGGCCGGCATGGAGGAGAAGGAGGTTTCTCCGGTGATGGAGCCCGATTCGAAAAGCATGGGCTCGGAGGCGATAGGCGGGTGCGGCCTGAAGAGGAAGGCGGAGGAgcgcagaggaggcggcggcggtggacattGTAGTGGTGGGGGATCGTTCGAAGTCGGAGCAGGTGGTGCTGGTTCGTCCGGAGTTGGAGGAGGCGATGTACGAGGACTcctcggacgacgacgacgacccggaCGAAGACCCAGAGGTTACCTTGGCCAAGATCAAGGCGCGGTTCGACGCTCATAACAGGGAGCGCATGGCTCGCTACCCTAATGTGAAGTACGAGGATCGCCCCGTCGAGGACGATGACAAGGACAAACGAAACAAGCCTGTTTGAAACCTGGCCCAATATCTCTAGTCTGTTCGGGCAATACCAGTAGAATCCTCCTTcaactctcaaaaaaaaaaaaaaaaaaaaaagtagaatcCTCCTTCGAACTTGGTTGGATGCTAGTCCTGAATTGACCGTACGTTCTTAGCAAGTCGTTGTTTTTCGCGCACATGCAGGGTCATGCGCTGgtgaataaaagaaaaaaaaaactcaacttAATCGGTTGTGAGATGAAAATTGTAGAGTTAATTAAACCAGTAGTATATTAACTTGTTATAGATGTGCATTTCCGTACACAAACTTGCAAGCTTAAATATCTAGCAACATGTAGCAAATCAGGTTTTTTGCACAAGGTATCTCTCAAGCTAAAGCGCCCCCCTTTGTCGCTAGCTCACTACCGTCGATAATTGACCCCTCCGTCGCTAGCTCGCTGCCATTGACTAGGCTTCCTCCGTTGTTATCACGCTGCCGTGGACGAGTACACctcatcctcgccgtcggggGTACCTAGGTTCATAGGAGGATCCATCATCCCTGCAGCCTGGGCGGCATCCCGGGTTTGCCAGCCGCACATTGCCTTACATCACCTGATTTTCTATGGATTTTTCTTCCCCAAAAACGGCAACTTGGACATGTTTTCCTAGGCTTCTAGAACTTTCTAGGTCCATCACCATCTAGGTTAGAGAATTGTGGATTTCCTATCCAATGGACCAACCACACTGCTTTATAGTTTTCCACTAACTCATGGAAAATTTGACGACATAATAGGTGCATGGAACTTAACGATATCGAATACACGTGTCAGCAGTAGAGCTCTAATTCTGTGCCTCCACCTCATTGTCTAATTCACGGCCCCTAGCTAGGTTTTGCACCGTCCATGTCGCCTACTACTCGTCGTTGTCTGCAGCTAGGTCGGTGAAccttggcggagcccatggatatGGCTAGGGGCACTTGAGGGGCATCTCCAGCTAGCCGATCCTTTGCAAACATGAACTATGTTGATTTTGGTCCGTCTAGGTCAGTCTCGTGGACACAAATACGGTTGTGCTCGTCCATTTCTCTGTTTTGGTGGAGATAAACCTCGTGGCcgcaagctagggtttgctcaCGATTTCGACAGTCATACCGGTGATTTGGAGGAGATCTCTCGAAAAGTCTTTAGTGCTCATTTCGGGCAACTCTCCATTATCTTTCTTTGGTTGAGTGGTATGTACTTTCATGGTGCCCGTTTTTCCAATTATGAAGCATGGCTAAGTGAT includes these proteins:
- the LOC124677808 gene encoding flavonol synthase/flavanone 3-hydroxylase-like, which codes for MPGPEFMPSDHEQHGAAMVRSVEIPVIDMSSNNAGSRMVQASMEWGIFQVVNHGVPPSAMSELQRVGREFFALPQEEKQRYAMDPSSGKAEGYGSTLKRDAPGGMMTWSEFLFHNLAPPSAVDHAVWPQKPNGYREANEAYFAHLHTLTRRLFEGLSAGLGLEEGAMEEAFGGDDVVFLQKINFYPPCPHPELAHGVAPHTDLSTLTVLMPNEVPGLQVSRDERWYDVKYVPGAIIVHIGDQIEILSNGRYKAVLHRTTVSNEKTRMSWPVFVEPPMDHVVGPHPQIVASEGQAKYKAKKFKDYKYCKINKLPQ